A stretch of DNA from Cellulomonas xiejunii:
GCCACTGGTGCCGCAACACGCTGTCGCTCACCGAGCAGGTGCCCAACGGTGCGGTGCCGGACATGCTCCTGCCGTTCAGCGTGTCCAAGGACGAGGCGGTCAAGCACGTCGCCGAGTTCGTCCGCAAGCGGACCTTCTACGCCCACCCGCGGTTCCGGGCAGAGTTCCAGCCCGAGAACGTCATGGGCGTGTACCTGCCGTACATGGTGGTGGACGTCAACGCGCACGCGACCGTCACGGGCGAGGGCGAGCACCAGACCCGGTCGTACACCGTGCAGGTCCGGGACTCCGAGGGCAAGACGCGCAGCGAGCGGCGTTACGACGCCGACGTCTACGACGTGCGCCGCAGCTTCGACCTGCACGTCGACGACCTGACCGTCGAGTCCTCGGCCCAGCGGCTGGACCGCGACACGGCGCGCACGTCGAACAACGTGATCAACACGATCCTGCCGTTCGACGTCGAGAACGGTGTGCTGTACGACCCGCGCTACCTGCAGGGATTCACCTCGGAGCGGCGCGACGTCGACGTCGGCGTGCTGCGACCGGCCGTGCTCGGCCAGGTGAGCGACATCGCGCGCTGGCGGGTCGACGAGACCATCGCCTTCTACGACCGCGGCGTGCGCTGGGACACCACGGACGTCGACGTGCGCGGCGAGCGCTGGGTCAGCGCCTACCTGCCGGTGTGGCTGTACAGCTACCTGCAGACCAAGAGGGACGGCTCGACGCTGCTGCACTACGTGGCCGTGAACGGCCGGACCGGAGAGACCATGGGCAGCGTGCCGCTCAACGTGCCGCGCCTCGCGCTCGTCGCGAGCGTCGTCGAGGTGTTCGGTGCAGCGGCGGCTGCGGTCCTGTGGGTGCTGACGTGACGGGGGCCGTGATGACAGGCGTGCAGGCGCTCGCGGCAGCCGCGGACGTGACGGCGAGCCTCGGGAGCAGCGACGAGGGCAGCGGCAAGGTCATGCTGCTCCTGCTGCTGCTCGCCGGGCCGCTGTACGCCGGGTGGGTGCACCTGCGCTACCGCAACACGGACAAGCGCCACCACCACGAGTCGGAGACCCGGTCCGACATGCTCGACGTGCAGGCGCAGGACGTCCGCACGGGAGCCCGTACGGGTCTGCGCAGCTCGCGCATGCAGGGTGCGAACAGCCGCAAGGTCCGCGCGCCCTGACGCGAGGTGGGGCGGCGCCCTACGTCGTGGGCTGCTTGGTCAGCTCAGGGCGCCGCTCCAGCCCCTCGAGCCCGTTCCACGCGAGGTTCACGAGGTGCGCCGCGACGTCGGTCTTGCGAGGGCTGCGTGCGTCGAGC
This window harbors:
- a CDS encoding TFIIB-type zinc ribbon-containing protein, yielding MSDLQAPRPVPDGERVVRTGGDGTDGIVRCERCGASEATLNVATGMLRCNFCRFEWSTQNALQAFDLDGAIGDLSGVVVGSGTADVTADPAVTLRCTACGADVVVDTTAAVHARCHWCRNTLSLTEQVPNGAVPDMLLPFSVSKDEAVKHVAEFVRKRTFYAHPRFRAEFQPENVMGVYLPYMVVDVNAHATVTGEGEHQTRSYTVQVRDSEGKTRSERRYDADVYDVRRSFDLHVDDLTVESSAQRLDRDTARTSNNVINTILPFDVENGVLYDPRYLQGFTSERRDVDVGVLRPAVLGQVSDIARWRVDETIAFYDRGVRWDTTDVDVRGERWVSAYLPVWLYSYLQTKRDGSTLLHYVAVNGRTGETMGSVPLNVPRLALVASVVEVFGAAAAAVLWVLT